A stretch of Bacillus pseudomycoides DNA encodes these proteins:
- a CDS encoding nucleoside recognition domain-containing protein — MESHSASKALPLDYIVQHAQTLTKEDIRDDIVGDIYRTSANICKDAVQYTNTDKLYRSEKLDKIFTSPIFGFPIMLGILSIIFYLTIAGANVPSAMIAEFFGWAEGHLTAWFQAMHAPTWLHGILILGLFRGTGAVISVMLPPMAIFFPMFALLENYGYLPRVAFNMDRLFKRSGAHGKQSLTMAMGFGCNAAAIMSTRIIESPRERMLAILTNNFVPCNGRWPTLILMASLFMAAGYTGSMQTLVTAGVVVGMVVIGVIVTLTVSWVLSKTALKGVPTHYTLELPPYRKPKIWNTIVRSTLDKSLYVLKRAVIVAAPAAVLTWVLANIYVGDTSLLMYFVNFLDPFAKLLGLDGFILAAFILGLPANEIVIPILLMSYLSTGALTEIDDLNQIKNLFLEHGWTWLTALNTMLFSLLHFPCGTTLVNIYKETKSPKWTFLSFAIPTVIAIVVTFLSTQLVHWLGLV; from the coding sequence ATGGAATCTCACTCAGCCAGTAAAGCTCTTCCATTAGATTATATTGTTCAGCATGCACAAACACTTACAAAAGAGGACATACGAGACGATATTGTAGGTGATATTTATCGAACTTCCGCAAACATATGTAAGGACGCTGTTCAATACACAAATACCGATAAGTTATATCGTTCAGAGAAGCTAGATAAAATTTTCACTTCTCCTATATTCGGATTTCCAATTATGCTCGGAATTTTATCTATTATTTTTTACCTTACAATTGCTGGAGCTAATGTGCCATCTGCTATGATCGCTGAGTTTTTCGGGTGGGCAGAAGGTCATTTAACCGCTTGGTTTCAAGCGATGCATGCACCAACTTGGTTACATGGCATCTTAATTCTTGGCTTATTCCGTGGCACTGGCGCTGTAATTAGCGTTATGTTACCACCTATGGCTATTTTCTTTCCTATGTTTGCTTTACTAGAAAACTATGGATACTTACCACGTGTTGCTTTTAACATGGATCGTTTATTCAAACGATCTGGTGCACATGGAAAACAATCATTAACAATGGCAATGGGATTTGGTTGTAATGCTGCTGCCATTATGTCAACACGCATTATCGAATCACCGCGCGAGCGTATGTTAGCAATTTTAACAAACAACTTTGTTCCATGTAATGGACGTTGGCCTACGTTAATATTAATGGCATCATTATTTATGGCTGCTGGATATACTGGCAGCATGCAAACACTTGTTACGGCTGGTGTTGTGGTTGGAATGGTTGTAATTGGGGTTATTGTAACATTAACCGTATCTTGGGTATTATCAAAAACCGCTTTAAAAGGTGTCCCAACTCACTATACATTAGAATTACCACCATACCGTAAGCCAAAAATTTGGAACACAATTGTACGTTCCACGCTTGATAAATCCTTGTATGTTTTAAAACGTGCGGTTATCGTCGCTGCACCTGCCGCTGTACTAACTTGGGTATTAGCAAATATTTATGTTGGTGACACAAGCCTACTTATGTATTTTGTAAATTTCTTAGATCCATTCGCTAAATTACTAGGTCTTGACGGATTCATTCTAGCTGCATTTATCCTTGGATTGCCAGCTAACGAAATTGTTATTCCAATTTTATTAATGTCTTATTTATCAACTGGTGCTTTAACAGAAATAGATGATTTAAATCAAATTAAAAACTTGTTCTTAGAGCATGGCTGGACGTGGTTAACTGCATTAAACACAATGTTGTTCTCTCTTCTTCATTTCCCATGTGGAACTACATTGGTGAACATATATAAAGAAACAAAAAGTCCTAAATGGACATTTCTATCGTTTGCAATCCCTACCGTTATCGCCATTGTTGTTACATTCCTCTCTACGCAATTGGTACATTGGTTAGGGCTTGTATAA
- a CDS encoding FeoB small GTPase domain-containing protein, which produces MKKHRIALAGNPNTGKSTLFNTLTGLKQHTGNWTGKTVLKAEGEYEHNGSIYTLIDLPGTYSLYSNSTDEEVARDYIIFEKPEVTVVVVDATAMERNLNLALQVMEMTKDVVVCINLIDEAEKKGIVIDEKKLAKSLGVPVVKISARNRVGIGHLLSVIAKVANKKLLPTPVQITYNEQIESMIQELEPQIYKVFGDTYPARWVALRILDGDKNFLAALQKHHKEPLVREVVINGISLSQ; this is translated from the coding sequence ATGAAAAAACATCGCATTGCATTAGCAGGAAACCCAAACACTGGGAAAAGTACATTGTTTAATACATTAACAGGGTTAAAACAACATACTGGAAACTGGACTGGAAAAACAGTGTTAAAAGCAGAAGGTGAGTATGAACATAACGGAAGTATATATACTCTCATTGATTTACCAGGAACGTACTCTCTTTATTCAAATTCTACAGATGAAGAAGTAGCGCGTGATTATATCATTTTTGAAAAACCTGAAGTAACCGTTGTTGTTGTGGATGCAACTGCAATGGAGAGAAATTTAAACTTAGCGTTGCAAGTTATGGAAATGACAAAAGACGTGGTAGTTTGCATTAATCTAATCGATGAAGCTGAGAAAAAAGGAATTGTCATTGATGAAAAAAAATTAGCAAAGTCACTCGGAGTCCCTGTAGTTAAAATCTCGGCTCGAAACCGAGTTGGAATCGGCCATTTACTAAGTGTAATCGCTAAAGTAGCAAATAAAAAATTACTCCCAACGCCTGTTCAAATTACTTATAATGAGCAAATTGAAAGCATGATTCAAGAATTAGAACCGCAAATTTATAAAGTATTCGGAGATACTTATCCTGCACGCTGGGTGGCACTTCGTATATTAGATGGAGATAAAAATTTTCTAGCAGCACTCCAAAAACATCATAAGGAGCCGCTTGTAAGGGAGGTCGTAATAAATGGAATCTCACTCAGCCAGTAA
- a CDS encoding FeoA family protein: protein MVLANIKPLSNFQTGQFVQIEKIQLEGTMKRRLLDLGFIPGATIKVLQKSPLGDPIAYQVSNTTIALRSEESSLIFGRLIGDDSE, encoded by the coding sequence ATGGTATTGGCTAATATCAAACCCCTCTCAAATTTTCAAACAGGGCAGTTTGTACAAATCGAGAAGATACAATTAGAAGGAACTATGAAACGTCGCTTATTAGATTTAGGCTTTATTCCCGGAGCTACTATTAAAGTATTGCAAAAAAGCCCGCTCGGAGATCCAATCGCTTATCAAGTGAGCAATACAACCATTGCACTGCGTAGTGAAGAAAGTTCCCTTATTTTCGGAAGATTAATAGGAGATGATTCAGAATGA
- a CDS encoding phosphate ABC transporter substrate-binding protein PstS family protein — protein sequence MVMKKGIKFSLAALVVAGALVGCGKSESTDSNGTAKGNNDSKQELSGTITAAGSTALQPLAEEAGKKFMEKNPSVSIQVQGGGSGTGINQVASGAVQIGNSDVPAADKIKDPEKAKELVDNKVAGIAFALVVNKDVKVDNLTVKQVQDIFSGKVTNWKELGGKDEKINVINRPASSGTRATFEKTVMKDAKINDGTGTTQDSNGAVEQAINSTPGSISYLAMSYMVGDKKDALQTVKIDGTEPKVENISAGKYPFWSYEYMVTKGEAKEATKAYIDYVKGKDFEKQVEDMGYIPMSKLNK from the coding sequence ATGGTTATGAAAAAAGGTATTAAATTTTCTTTAGCGGCATTAGTAGTTGCGGGTGCTTTAGTTGGGTGTGGGAAATCAGAGAGCACAGATAGTAATGGAACTGCTAAAGGTAATAATGATTCAAAACAAGAATTGTCGGGTACAATTACGGCAGCTGGTTCTACAGCTCTTCAACCGCTTGCTGAAGAAGCTGGTAAAAAATTCATGGAAAAGAATCCAAGCGTTTCTATTCAAGTTCAAGGTGGCGGTAGTGGAACAGGGATTAACCAAGTAGCTTCGGGTGCTGTTCAAATCGGTAACTCTGATGTTCCAGCTGCAGATAAAATAAAAGATCCAGAAAAAGCGAAAGAATTAGTAGATAACAAAGTGGCAGGTATTGCATTTGCACTTGTTGTAAATAAAGACGTGAAGGTTGATAACTTAACTGTAAAACAAGTACAAGACATCTTCTCTGGGAAAGTTACAAACTGGAAAGAGTTAGGCGGTAAAGATGAGAAAATTAATGTGATTAACCGTCCGGCATCTTCTGGTACACGTGCTACATTTGAAAAAACAGTTATGAAAGATGCGAAAATTAACGATGGAACAGGTACAACACAAGATTCTAACGGTGCGGTAGAACAAGCTATTAACTCTACTCCAGGTTCTATTAGTTATCTTGCAATGTCTTATATGGTAGGCGATAAAAAAGATGCATTACAAACTGTGAAGATTGATGGTACAGAGCCAAAAGTTGAAAACATTTCTGCAGGTAAATATCCATTCTGGTCTTATGAGTACATGGTAACAAAAGGGGAAGCAAAAGAAGCTACAAAAGCTTATATCGATTATGTAAAAGGTAAAGACTTCGAAAAACAAGTTGAAGATATGGGTTATATTCCAATGTCTAAACTGAATAAGTAA
- the pstC gene encoding phosphate ABC transporter permease subunit PstC yields the protein MKGKKQINYVKSEYIGRTLVTFCGIFIVLVTLAIIAFICGKGIQSFTQSGISFSEVLTSTSWNPNADKGSFGAVIFIVGSTLVSLGAVVISAPIALALAIFMNLISPKFGNKVLKPVLELLVGIPSVVYGLLGVTILVPLLRDSFGGVGFSLIAGIVVLSIMILPTIASIASDAIRSVPFDYLEASYGLGSTKWQAISRVIVPAAKKGILTGVVLGLARAFGEALAVQMVIGNTVKLPEGIYSPTATLTGILTMDMTNTLNGTAWNNALWTLAMILLVISFLFILVIRAIGQRGER from the coding sequence ATGAAGGGGAAAAAACAAATTAATTATGTAAAAAGTGAATATATCGGAAGAACGCTTGTTACATTTTGCGGTATATTTATTGTTCTTGTTACATTAGCAATTATTGCATTTATTTGCGGGAAAGGAATTCAATCCTTTACGCAAAGTGGTATTTCATTTTCTGAGGTGCTAACATCAACAAGTTGGAATCCGAATGCTGATAAGGGATCATTTGGTGCTGTTATCTTTATTGTTGGTTCAACGCTTGTTTCGTTAGGGGCAGTCGTTATTAGTGCGCCAATCGCACTTGCTCTTGCAATATTTATGAATTTAATTTCACCAAAGTTTGGTAATAAAGTATTAAAGCCTGTTTTGGAATTATTAGTTGGAATTCCCTCAGTAGTATACGGTTTGTTAGGGGTTACGATTTTAGTTCCGCTTTTACGTGATTCATTCGGCGGTGTTGGTTTTAGTTTAATTGCGGGTATTGTTGTACTTAGTATTATGATTTTGCCTACTATTGCTAGTATTGCTTCTGATGCAATACGTTCGGTTCCATTTGATTACTTGGAGGCCTCTTATGGTTTAGGTTCGACGAAATGGCAAGCGATTAGCCGTGTGATTGTTCCAGCTGCAAAAAAAGGTATTTTAACAGGGGTTGTTCTAGGGTTAGCTCGTGCTTTCGGTGAAGCATTAGCGGTTCAAATGGTAATTGGGAATACTGTTAAATTACCTGAAGGGATATATAGCCCAACGGCAACATTGACAGGTATTTTAACAATGGATATGACGAATACGTTAAATGGAACTGCCTGGAATAATGCTTTATGGACATTGGCAATGATATTACTTGTTATTTCATTCCTATTTATTTTAGTAATTCGAGCAATTGGCCAAAGAGGTGAGCGATAA
- the pstA gene encoding phosphate ABC transporter permease PstA, with product MNARRVNNIWTGILYAVAALVVALLVFLVYEILQKGWGFWDPSFLFGEPSNTRAGGGIGPQLFNSFYMLVITLVISIPLGLGAGIYLAEYAKQGRFLGFVRLCIETMASLPSIVVGLFGLLVFVTMTGWGYTVMGGALALTILNLPGLTRVCENAIMEVPSNVKEASLGLGATKWQTIVRIIIPTSLPQIITGIILAAGRIFGEAAALIYTAGLTSPILNSAADFSSPAHPLNPFRPAETLAVHIWKLNSEGIIPDAKLIATKSAAVLIIMVLLFNIIARFTASVLHKRFTGAKRSRKTTKAKAA from the coding sequence ATGAATGCAAGAAGAGTAAATAATATTTGGACGGGTATTTTATATGCGGTTGCAGCGCTTGTAGTAGCTTTACTTGTTTTCTTAGTATACGAAATTTTGCAAAAGGGCTGGGGATTTTGGGATCCAAGTTTCTTATTCGGAGAACCAAGCAATACAAGAGCAGGTGGTGGAATTGGTCCGCAATTATTCAATTCTTTCTATATGCTTGTTATTACCCTAGTTATTTCGATTCCGCTTGGATTAGGAGCAGGGATTTATCTTGCGGAATATGCGAAACAAGGACGTTTTTTAGGATTCGTTCGTTTATGTATTGAAACGATGGCATCACTACCTTCTATTGTTGTTGGATTATTTGGTTTATTAGTATTTGTTACAATGACTGGTTGGGGTTATACGGTAATGGGAGGAGCACTTGCTTTAACGATTTTAAATTTACCGGGCCTAACGCGTGTTTGTGAAAATGCGATTATGGAAGTTCCGTCTAATGTAAAAGAAGCGAGTCTTGGGCTTGGTGCAACAAAGTGGCAAACGATTGTACGAATTATTATTCCGACATCATTACCACAAATTATTACAGGAATTATTTTAGCTGCAGGTCGTATATTTGGTGAAGCAGCGGCGTTAATTTATACAGCGGGATTAACATCGCCAATTCTAAATTCGGCAGCCGATTTTTCAAGTCCTGCACACCCGTTGAATCCATTTCGCCCAGCTGAAACATTAGCAGTTCATATTTGGAAATTAAACTCTGAGGGGATTATTCCAGATGCGAAGTTAATTGCGACAAAATCAGCAGCAGTCTTAATTATTATGGTATTACTCTTTAATATTATTGCCCGTTTTACTGCATCTGTACTTCATAAACGTTTTACGGGAGCGAAAAGATCTCGTAAAACGACAAAAGCCAAAGCGGCTTAG
- a CDS encoding AAA family ATPase: protein MFFLQMSGFPGSGKSTLSRRIAKNTGAIVIDHDIVKTALLESLETRQIETTAAGGISYEIEWALIDFHLSMGHSVILDSPCLYIEMVEKGTILSREHRVKYKYIECYLNNIEEINNRLKTRERMISQIEKVESEEVFKEGLDGSKRPSDFTYLIVDSGKPLADYIDEVMTYMNE from the coding sequence ATGTTTTTTCTACAAATGTCAGGTTTTCCGGGTTCAGGAAAATCAACTCTTTCTAGACGTATAGCGAAAAATACAGGGGCAATTGTGATTGATCATGATATTGTGAAAACGGCCTTACTAGAGTCGTTGGAAACTCGTCAAATTGAAACAACGGCCGCTGGTGGAATTTCGTATGAAATCGAATGGGCTTTAATAGATTTTCATTTATCCATGGGGCATAGTGTAATATTGGATAGCCCGTGTCTCTATATAGAAATGGTGGAAAAGGGGACGATCTTGTCTAGGGAACATCGTGTGAAATATAAATATATTGAATGCTATCTTAATAATATAGAAGAAATTAATAATAGGCTAAAGACACGAGAACGAATGATAAGTCAAATTGAGAAAGTGGAATCTGAAGAAGTGTTTAAAGAAGGGTTAGATGGTAGTAAACGACCATCTGATTTTACATATCTTATTGTAGATTCTGGGAAGCCTTTAGCGGATTATATTGATGAAGTGATGACGTATATGAATGAATAA
- a CDS encoding efflux RND transporter permease subunit, translated as MDRLTKFSLKNRAAIIIMVFLISVLGIYSGSKLPMEFLPSVDNPAITVTTMSQGLDAETLTKEVTEPLEKKFRNLEHVDTITSSTYEGLSRIDIAYTSKANMKDATREVEKIINNVNFPKEITKPVVSQLNTSMIPLAQITVQKQNGFTKADEKQIEEEIIPQLENIDGVANVMYYGKSTSELSIILDPNEMKNKNVTPQQVLAAIQGKETSTPAGQVTVNNEDHTLRIIGNVKNVDEVKNITLAPQVKLQDIAQVEIKQHSDTVSHINGEEGTGLVIMKEPSKNAVEIGKEIDKKIKDISKEYKDTYTIKLISSTHEQVENAVMSMGKEVILGAIAATFIILIFLRSIRTTLIAVVSIPLSILLTLFLLDQSNVTLNILTLGGLAVAVGRLVDDSIVVIENIFRRLQKEHFSKDIILDATKEVAVAITSSTLTTVAVFLPIGLVSGTIGKLMLPMVLAVVYSILSSLVVALTVVPLMAFLLLRKTRQRTAKPSRKYTATLKWALSHKFIILFSSFLLFAGSIAAYIFLPKANIKSEDDTMLSIQMTFPANYDFESRKQTAFDFEKKLLSNSDVKDVILRMGSSAEDAQFGFTTKNNLASIAVVFKKGTDIDQYIKKLKKEHADFKPAEFDYTKASYSNFGGGNNLQFNVTANNETNLKKAADVVETKLKSIDSLSKVKTNREESKKEWQIDIDQKKVEQVGLTPETAGQQVAFLMKKSPIGQLTINDEKTTIMLEHKKEKISNKEAILNTNILSPIAGPIPLKDIATISEKRLQTEIFHKDGKETIQITAEATNEDLSKVNTEVNKAISELDLPNGAKVKIAGATESMQEDFTNLFKIMGIAIGIVYLIMVITFGQARAPFAILFSLPLAAVGGILGLIISGTPVDLNALIGALMLIGIVVTNAIVLIERVQQNREQGMTTREALLEAGSTRLRPIIMTAITTIVAMLPLLFSQSQAGSMVSKSLAVVVIGGLAVSTVLTLVVVPVMYELLDKFGKKRRSRRKVVSSIDTPKA; from the coding sequence ATGGATAGGTTAACAAAATTCTCATTAAAAAACCGAGCCGCAATCATCATCATGGTCTTTCTCATTTCTGTACTTGGCATTTATTCCGGTTCGAAATTACCGATGGAGTTTCTACCTAGTGTCGATAACCCCGCAATCACTGTGACTACAATGTCTCAAGGGTTAGATGCTGAAACATTGACAAAAGAAGTAACCGAACCACTCGAAAAAAAGTTTCGAAATTTGGAACACGTCGATACAATCACTTCTTCTACTTATGAAGGTTTATCACGTATCGATATCGCGTATACATCTAAAGCTAATATGAAGGATGCTACACGTGAGGTCGAAAAAATTATCAACAACGTAAATTTCCCAAAAGAAATTACAAAACCCGTCGTTAGTCAACTTAATACCTCTATGATTCCACTTGCACAAATTACCGTTCAAAAACAGAATGGTTTTACAAAAGCCGACGAAAAACAGATTGAAGAAGAAATCATCCCGCAACTTGAAAATATCGACGGCGTTGCTAACGTAATGTATTACGGTAAATCAACATCCGAGTTATCTATCATATTAGACCCAAATGAAATGAAAAATAAAAACGTAACACCACAGCAAGTATTGGCTGCTATACAAGGAAAAGAAACTTCCACTCCAGCCGGACAGGTCACTGTAAACAACGAAGACCACACCCTTCGCATCATTGGAAATGTCAAAAATGTAGATGAAGTAAAGAACATCACACTTGCACCCCAAGTAAAATTACAAGATATAGCTCAAGTAGAAATAAAACAACATTCCGATACCGTTTCACATATAAATGGCGAAGAGGGAACTGGATTAGTTATTATGAAAGAACCTAGCAAAAATGCAGTTGAAATCGGGAAAGAAATCGATAAAAAAATTAAAGATATAAGCAAAGAATATAAAGATACTTATACAATTAAATTAATATCCTCTACTCACGAACAGGTTGAAAATGCAGTTATGAGCATGGGGAAAGAAGTCATTTTAGGAGCAATTGCTGCGACATTCATTATTTTAATCTTTTTACGCAGCATTCGAACAACCCTTATCGCTGTCGTTAGTATTCCGTTATCCATTTTACTAACACTATTTTTACTTGATCAATCTAATGTTACATTAAACATTTTAACTCTCGGAGGCTTAGCGGTAGCGGTTGGTCGACTTGTTGACGATAGTATTGTTGTCATTGAAAATATCTTCCGGCGCTTACAAAAAGAACATTTTTCAAAAGACATCATTCTAGATGCCACAAAAGAGGTAGCCGTTGCGATTACCTCTTCTACATTAACAACAGTCGCTGTCTTTTTACCTATTGGTCTTGTGTCAGGTACAATTGGTAAACTTATGTTACCGATGGTATTAGCAGTTGTATACTCTATACTTTCCTCACTAGTGGTGGCCTTAACCGTTGTTCCACTTATGGCATTTTTATTACTGAGAAAAACAAGGCAGCGTACAGCGAAACCTTCAAGAAAGTATACAGCTACTTTAAAGTGGGCACTTTCACATAAGTTTATTATTTTATTCTCTTCTTTCCTATTATTTGCGGGATCAATTGCTGCTTATATATTCCTACCAAAAGCAAATATCAAATCAGAAGACGATACGATGCTTTCAATTCAGATGACATTCCCAGCAAATTACGATTTTGAATCCAGAAAGCAAACAGCCTTTGATTTTGAAAAAAAATTACTTTCTAATAGCGATGTAAAAGATGTTATTTTACGAATGGGTTCCAGTGCTGAAGATGCACAGTTTGGATTTACAACTAAAAATAACCTTGCATCTATTGCTGTAGTCTTCAAAAAAGGAACAGATATCGATCAATATATCAAAAAACTAAAAAAAGAGCATGCAGACTTTAAACCAGCCGAATTCGATTATACAAAAGCAAGCTATTCTAATTTTGGTGGAGGAAACAACTTACAATTCAACGTAACAGCAAACAATGAAACAAATTTAAAAAAAGCTGCTGATGTCGTTGAAACAAAACTAAAAAGTATAGACAGTCTTTCTAAAGTAAAAACAAATCGAGAAGAGTCAAAAAAAGAATGGCAAATCGATATTGATCAAAAGAAAGTGGAACAAGTTGGATTAACACCAGAAACAGCAGGACAACAAGTTGCATTCCTTATGAAAAAATCACCAATTGGACAACTGACAATTAATGATGAGAAAACAACCATCATGTTAGAACATAAGAAAGAAAAGATAAGTAACAAGGAAGCTATTCTGAATACAAATATCTTGTCACCTATAGCAGGGCCGATTCCTTTAAAAGATATTGCAACCATTTCAGAAAAACGATTACAAACAGAGATTTTCCATAAAGATGGAAAAGAAACCATTCAAATAACTGCCGAAGCAACAAATGAAGATTTAAGTAAAGTAAACACTGAAGTGAACAAAGCTATTTCAGAATTAGACCTACCAAACGGTGCGAAAGTTAAAATTGCTGGTGCAACTGAATCAATGCAAGAAGACTTTACAAATTTATTCAAAATCATGGGTATCGCAATCGGGATTGTTTATTTAATTATGGTCATTACTTTCGGGCAAGCACGCGCACCATTTGCAATTTTATTCTCTTTACCACTAGCTGCTGTTGGCGGGATTTTAGGATTAATCATTTCAGGAACACCAGTCGATTTAAACGCACTCATCGGCGCATTAATGTTAATTGGTATTGTTGTTACAAATGCCATCGTACTAATAGAACGTGTTCAACAAAATAGAGAACAAGGTATGACAACACGGGAAGCTTTACTAGAAGCAGGCTCTACAAGGCTACGACCAATTATTATGACAGCCATTACAACAATAGTAGCGATGTTACCATTATTATTCAGCCAATCACAAGCCGGCAGTATGGTATCTAAAAGTTTAGCGGTTGTTGTAATCGGTGGTTTAGCAGTTTCAACTGTGCTCACACTAGTTGTCGTCCCTGTTATGTATGAACTGTTAGATAAATTCGGTAAAAAACGACGCTCACGCAGAAAAGTAGTCTCTTCTATAGATACACCAAAAGCTTAA